Proteins encoded within one genomic window of Posidoniimonas corsicana:
- a CDS encoding class I SAM-dependent methyltransferase has protein sequence MDYRELYNQYWQRDDRRGEHSFQSVLGVADEIIACVGVGSVLDVGCGNGHLVRRLNTLGCQAEGVDVSDVAVEVANAASPGLFSVADIKHLPFEDNSFDCVVSTDCFEHLEEQDVPAALAELRRVSRGSVYLRIALTEDRDSKWHLTIQNREWWETRCFEAGFRKHPRYFLASPFGALDSQLDNCAILLEKIPNDANRRFPLEQLLEERQLHTDMSREAGRRSDAHNMRYAEAARAIRPGDRVLDVACGLGYGSTIMTHNSRCASYLGIDNSAFAINYARASFEDQAGAVRFQQGSLPECLEQFPDASFDFIASFETLEHLQQNTRFLDECRRVLTPAGRLCISVPNDWTEEDGLDPNPHHFHVYDWPRLLEQLDQAGFATEKTMAETVSRRKEAGAWADHGYEWQNHPVEQADQHPSEWCVALVMKSPFDNHQAASYENPGFPEAAGADPSHVMGFATQYDNPWLVPCIISRGLRTERAALRESLAEQVLLQPAGKGADRAAAACVQAYALLDREAAWAEVEAVLAAAEPHLTHRNWEAARPIDVRWAVSLRYASALLCLHGGRRDDAKHHLEECAALPFLRYSPLLATKSVGAAVLRATLAMADRDPAAIETWLARGLALAEQAICTDWRASLGDPAHQPLPAFREMAEVMELAAQCSAGLSLLRVGGPGVVFCEQFRASKTADIRRLTDENARLVEELGRKSDAVAWHQEQLRIWYDAAHFWMDQSKHHEQRANALDPASPGAPRPKGPFGKLGRSVSKRVNKLRGKLKAAMF, from the coding sequence CGTTCCAGAGCGTGCTCGGCGTGGCGGACGAGATCATCGCCTGCGTCGGGGTCGGGTCGGTGCTGGACGTCGGCTGCGGCAACGGCCACCTGGTGCGGCGGCTCAACACCCTGGGCTGCCAGGCCGAGGGCGTCGACGTGTCGGACGTGGCGGTGGAGGTCGCCAACGCGGCGAGCCCGGGCCTGTTCTCGGTGGCGGACATCAAGCATCTGCCGTTCGAAGACAACTCGTTCGACTGCGTGGTGAGCACCGACTGCTTCGAGCACCTCGAAGAACAGGACGTGCCGGCCGCGCTGGCCGAGCTCCGCCGCGTGTCGCGCGGGTCGGTCTACCTGCGGATCGCGCTGACCGAGGACCGCGACAGCAAGTGGCACCTGACCATCCAGAACCGCGAGTGGTGGGAGACCCGCTGCTTCGAGGCCGGCTTCCGCAAGCACCCACGGTACTTCCTCGCCAGCCCGTTCGGCGCGTTGGACAGCCAGCTGGACAACTGCGCGATCCTGCTCGAGAAGATCCCCAACGACGCCAACCGGCGGTTCCCGCTCGAGCAGCTCCTTGAGGAGCGCCAGCTGCACACCGACATGAGCCGCGAGGCGGGCCGGCGGTCCGACGCGCACAACATGCGCTACGCCGAGGCCGCCCGCGCCATCCGGCCCGGCGACCGCGTGCTGGACGTGGCGTGCGGGCTGGGGTACGGCTCGACGATCATGACGCACAACTCGCGGTGCGCAAGCTACCTGGGCATCGACAACAGCGCGTTCGCCATCAACTACGCGCGGGCGTCGTTCGAGGACCAGGCCGGAGCGGTCCGCTTCCAGCAGGGCTCGCTGCCCGAGTGCCTGGAGCAGTTCCCCGACGCCTCGTTCGACTTCATCGCCAGCTTCGAGACCCTCGAGCACCTGCAGCAGAACACGCGCTTCCTGGACGAGTGCCGCCGCGTGCTCACGCCGGCCGGTCGGCTGTGCATCAGCGTGCCGAACGACTGGACCGAGGAGGACGGGCTCGACCCCAACCCGCACCACTTCCACGTGTACGACTGGCCGCGGCTGCTGGAGCAGCTCGACCAGGCCGGCTTCGCTACCGAGAAGACCATGGCCGAGACCGTCAGCCGCCGCAAGGAGGCCGGCGCCTGGGCGGACCACGGGTACGAGTGGCAGAACCACCCCGTCGAGCAGGCCGACCAGCACCCCAGCGAGTGGTGCGTCGCGCTAGTGATGAAGAGCCCGTTCGACAACCACCAAGCGGCTTCTTACGAGAACCCCGGCTTCCCCGAAGCCGCCGGCGCGGACCCGTCGCACGTGATGGGCTTCGCCACCCAGTACGACAACCCCTGGCTTGTCCCCTGCATCATCTCGCGCGGGCTGCGAACCGAGCGCGCCGCGCTCCGCGAGTCGCTCGCCGAGCAGGTGCTCCTGCAGCCCGCCGGCAAGGGCGCCGACCGGGCCGCGGCGGCCTGTGTGCAGGCGTACGCGCTGCTCGACCGCGAGGCGGCTTGGGCCGAGGTGGAAGCGGTCCTGGCGGCCGCCGAGCCGCACCTGACCCACCGCAACTGGGAAGCCGCCCGGCCGATCGACGTTCGGTGGGCGGTGTCGCTACGCTACGCGTCTGCGCTGCTGTGCCTGCACGGCGGCCGCCGCGACGACGCCAAGCACCACCTGGAAGAGTGCGCCGCCCTCCCCTTTCTGCGCTACTCACCGCTGCTGGCCACCAAGTCGGTCGGCGCCGCGGTGCTCCGCGCCACGCTGGCAATGGCCGACCGCGACCCCGCCGCCATCGAAACCTGGCTGGCCCGCGGCCTGGCGCTCGCCGAGCAGGCGATCTGCACCGACTGGCGGGCTTCGCTGGGCGACCCTGCCCACCAGCCGCTGCCCGCCTTCCGCGAGATGGCCGAGGTGATGGAGCTGGCCGCGCAGTGCTCGGCCGGGCTATCGCTGCTGCGGGTTGGCGGGCCGGGCGTGGTGTTCTGCGAGCAGTTCCGCGCCAGCAAGACCGCCGACATCCGCCGCCTGACCGACGAGAACGCCCGCCTGGTGGAAGAGCTCGGCCGCAAGTCCGACGCCGTCGCCTGGCACCAGGAGCAGCTCCGCATCTGGTACGACGCGGCCCACTTCTGGATGGACCAATCAAAGCACCACGAGCAGCGGGCCAACGCGCTCGACCCCGCGTCGCCCGGCGCCCCGCGGCCGAAGGGGCCATTCGGCAAGCTCGGCCGCAGCGTGAGCAAGCGGGTGAACAAGCTCCGGGGGAAGCTCAAGGCGGCCATGTTCTGA
- a CDS encoding DNRLRE domain-containing protein, which translates to MPPCSARAFHRKWILAALLLGIAARWCEAVESFTVVALPDTQNYVNSSSNAPLFTQQTEWIADQVQSAGNPRNIQFVTHLGDVVSSGDDLTQLARADHSLDVLDGVLPYSVLPGNHDYADTSDKASGFDDYLDYFGPQRFAGRSWFGGADTSGANSYQHFSAGGHEFLHLALEWRPTINLPGRAVSPLAWAQSVLNAHPDTPVILSTHEHIDDSPAGRSPSGQDLWDELIRFNDQVFMVLGGHYHSVGGQDDGEYHQVSLNDAGRPVIEVLQDYQDYPNGGDGWLRLINFDLPNNAIEFETYSPTLDQFQTETVEQVGQHASRFTLPIDFADRLSPVSIERPAPPRPADLVLQNGLNGYLGAHDKELRSSGGDSLNGGDHAISVDGDDGPGTAPNQALIRFDDLAQHLPADLRVDRAELVLQVFNEGSGFTVHQLLTPWTERSTWADLGDGVQPDGVEAAAEPLAAFGADNDGANVGAGPLTIDVTQSVRAVQDGSLDNLGWALLPLANGTNGVDFYSSEFSEPTFRPMLQLYLSLPGDFNADGVVDAADFTVWRDNLQQVGESMPADADGDGAVGHSDYLIWRANFGRSLTGVSLAAQSLPAQPTPAPTPAAAVLMAAAALGVLTRRRRSPTFVH; encoded by the coding sequence ATGCCCCCCTGCTCCGCTCGCGCGTTCCACAGGAAGTGGATCCTGGCGGCGCTGCTGCTCGGTATCGCCGCGCGGTGGTGCGAAGCCGTCGAGTCGTTCACGGTTGTCGCGCTGCCCGACACGCAGAACTACGTCAACAGCTCGTCGAACGCGCCGCTGTTCACCCAGCAGACGGAGTGGATCGCCGACCAGGTGCAGTCGGCCGGCAACCCGCGGAACATCCAGTTTGTCACCCACTTGGGCGACGTGGTGAGCAGCGGCGACGACCTCACGCAGCTCGCCCGCGCCGACCATTCGCTCGACGTGCTGGACGGCGTGCTGCCGTACTCGGTGCTGCCGGGCAACCACGACTACGCCGACACCAGCGACAAGGCCTCCGGGTTTGACGACTACCTCGACTACTTCGGCCCGCAGCGGTTCGCCGGGCGGTCGTGGTTCGGCGGCGCCGACACCAGCGGCGCCAACAGCTACCAACACTTTAGCGCCGGCGGGCATGAGTTCCTCCACCTGGCGCTGGAGTGGCGGCCCACCATCAACCTGCCCGGCCGGGCGGTGTCGCCGCTGGCGTGGGCCCAGTCCGTGCTGAACGCCCACCCTGACACGCCGGTCATCCTCAGCACGCACGAGCACATCGACGACAGCCCCGCCGGCCGCAGCCCGTCCGGCCAGGACCTGTGGGACGAGCTGATCCGCTTCAACGACCAGGTGTTCATGGTGCTGGGCGGCCACTACCACAGCGTCGGCGGCCAGGACGACGGCGAGTACCACCAGGTCAGCCTCAACGACGCCGGCCGGCCGGTGATCGAGGTGCTGCAGGACTACCAGGACTACCCCAACGGCGGCGACGGCTGGCTGCGGCTGATCAACTTCGACCTGCCCAACAACGCCATCGAGTTCGAAACCTACTCCCCCACGCTCGACCAGTTCCAGACCGAAACGGTCGAGCAGGTCGGTCAGCACGCCAGCCGGTTCACGCTGCCGATCGACTTCGCCGACCGGCTCTCCCCGGTGTCGATCGAGCGCCCGGCGCCCCCCCGACCGGCCGACCTGGTCCTCCAGAACGGCCTGAACGGCTACCTCGGCGCGCACGACAAGGAGCTCCGCTCCAGCGGCGGCGACAGCCTCAACGGCGGCGACCACGCCATCAGCGTCGACGGCGACGACGGCCCCGGCACGGCGCCCAACCAGGCGCTCATCCGCTTCGACGACCTCGCCCAACACCTGCCGGCCGACCTGCGGGTCGACCGCGCCGAGCTGGTGCTCCAGGTGTTCAATGAGGGCTCTGGCTTCACCGTTCACCAGCTGCTCACCCCCTGGACCGAACGCTCCACGTGGGCCGACCTCGGCGACGGCGTGCAGCCCGACGGCGTCGAAGCCGCCGCCGAGCCGCTCGCCGCGTTCGGCGCCGACAACGACGGCGCCAACGTCGGCGCCGGGCCGCTGACAATCGACGTCACCCAGAGCGTCCGCGCTGTGCAGGACGGCTCGCTCGACAACCTCGGCTGGGCTCTGCTGCCGCTGGCCAACGGAACCAACGGCGTCGACTTCTACTCCAGCGAGTTCAGCGAACCTACCTTCCGCCCGATGCTCCAGCTCTACCTCTCGCTGCCCGGCGACTTCAACGCCGACGGCGTCGTCGACGCGGCCGACTTCACCGTGTGGCGGGACAACCTGCAGCAGGTCGGCGAGTCGATGCCGGCCGACGCCGATGGCGACGGCGCCGTCGGCCACTCCGACTACCTCATCTGGCGGGCGAACTTCGGCCGCTCGCTCACCGGCGTGTCGTTGGCCGCCCAATCGTTGCCAGCCCAGCCGACGCCCGCCCCGACGCCCGCCGCCGCGGTGCTGATGGCCGCCGCCGCGCTCGGCGTCCTGACCCGGCGGCGCCGGTCGCCGACTTTTGTCCACTAA
- a CDS encoding DUF1559 domain-containing protein, whose amino-acid sequence MPRSQPNSLGLKGFTLVELLVVIAIIGVLIALLLPAVQAAREAARRSQCSNNLKQIGLAALNHESTAGALPAGSVTENGDIAGPYLTTWTLTLLPYLEEGALHDQWKGIENPSRSRGAPTPLPISGGVAQQAQAFKPIREKIVGAYLCPSDIDTNSLKRPESGPAADVAVEWAPGSYRAMSGHSLGQNGDHYWDNPLAAQAGHARSMAKEWRGAMHTVATDPPDNYRKFKAVELRQITDGLSHTSLVGEYHTLTYQEHDFTRRTLWAYAYTSYNQSSAFPESRTLIPDYERCIDIGGGGAHTCKRGWGSLHAGGVIQFVFCDGSVHSVSQAVDLDIYTATATIQNEETRTLPE is encoded by the coding sequence ATGCCTAGAAGCCAGCCGAATTCGTTGGGGCTCAAGGGGTTCACCCTCGTCGAGCTGCTTGTCGTGATCGCGATCATCGGCGTCCTGATCGCGCTGCTTCTGCCGGCGGTTCAGGCCGCCCGGGAGGCCGCGAGACGGTCGCAGTGCTCGAACAACCTGAAGCAGATTGGGCTGGCCGCGCTCAACCATGAATCGACCGCCGGCGCGCTGCCCGCGGGCAGCGTCACAGAGAACGGCGACATCGCGGGCCCCTACCTCACAACCTGGACGCTGACCCTGTTGCCGTACCTTGAGGAGGGCGCGCTGCACGACCAGTGGAAGGGCATCGAGAACCCGTCCCGGTCGAGAGGGGCGCCCACGCCGTTGCCGATCTCAGGCGGCGTTGCCCAGCAGGCGCAGGCGTTCAAGCCAATCCGGGAGAAGATCGTTGGCGCCTACCTCTGCCCCAGCGACATCGACACCAACTCCCTCAAACGGCCCGAGTCGGGCCCGGCCGCGGACGTTGCGGTGGAGTGGGCGCCCGGCTCCTACCGGGCGATGTCTGGGCACTCGCTGGGCCAGAACGGCGACCACTACTGGGACAACCCGCTTGCTGCTCAGGCCGGGCACGCGCGTTCGATGGCCAAGGAGTGGCGGGGGGCGATGCACACCGTCGCCACCGACCCGCCCGATAACTACCGCAAGTTTAAAGCCGTTGAGCTGCGGCAGATCACCGACGGGCTGTCGCACACGTCCCTGGTCGGTGAGTACCACACGCTGACCTACCAAGAGCACGACTTCACCCGCCGGACGCTGTGGGCGTACGCCTACACCTCGTACAACCAGTCGAGCGCGTTCCCGGAAAGCCGGACGCTGATCCCGGACTACGAGCGGTGCATCGACATTGGCGGCGGCGGCGCCCACACCTGCAAGCGGGGCTGGGGCAGCCTGCACGCCGGCGGGGTCATCCAGTTCGTGTTCTGCGACGGGTCCGTCCATTCGGTCAGCCAGGCCGTGGACCTGGATATCTACACAGCCACCGCCACTATTCAGAACGAAGAGACCAGGACCCTTCCCGAATGA
- a CDS encoding fluoroquinolone export ABC transporter permease subunit: MKRLVAALRIDILNQWRNRLYAIGVGVGALGAVLLAWLAPMSRMAEAAPAVCLAVVGGSTLMYVGAMILFERDERTLTANSVTPLQTHEYLIAKVLSLTLLSTLESVVMLGGALVGRAFWGGVPMPNVLLFLIGVAALGVVYVLAGVILVVRFRSLNEFLMPMAGVAVVLQLPIFYFIHLTSSPLLLCIPTSPTAMLIRGGFAPLTAGQLLYAAGYSAVIIAVLAWWANVAFRTHRSRMAG, from the coding sequence ATGAAACGCCTAGTCGCCGCCCTGCGCATCGATATCCTGAATCAGTGGAGGAACAGGCTCTACGCCATCGGCGTCGGGGTCGGCGCGCTGGGAGCGGTGCTGTTGGCATGGTTGGCGCCCATGAGCCGGATGGCGGAAGCCGCCCCCGCAGTCTGCCTGGCGGTTGTGGGCGGATCGACGTTGATGTACGTCGGCGCCATGATCCTCTTTGAGCGGGACGAACGCACACTTACTGCCAATTCGGTTACCCCCTTGCAGACCCACGAGTACTTGATAGCGAAAGTACTCTCGCTGACCCTGCTCTCGACGTTGGAGTCGGTGGTGATGCTCGGGGGCGCCCTAGTAGGACGGGCTTTTTGGGGCGGCGTACCGATGCCCAACGTGCTTCTGTTTCTCATTGGCGTGGCCGCACTAGGAGTCGTTTACGTTCTTGCCGGGGTCATTCTGGTTGTGCGTTTCCGATCGCTCAACGAGTTCTTGATGCCGATGGCGGGAGTCGCCGTCGTTCTCCAGTTGCCCATCTTCTACTTCATCCACCTCACCTCATCGCCACTGCTTCTCTGTATCCCTACGAGCCCGACAGCGATGCTGATCCGTGGAGGTTTCGCTCCCCTGACTGCCGGGCAACTGCTCTACGCTGCAGGTTACTCCGCCGTGATCATCGCCGTGTTGGCCTGGTGGGCGAACGTCGCCTTTCGGACCCATCGTTCGCGAATGGCGGGGTAG
- the ppnP gene encoding pyrimidine/purine nucleoside phosphorylase yields the protein MSEFANATIVREANIYFDGKVTSRTVLLEDGTKKTLGVMQAGDYEFNTDAKELMEVLAGEMTVLLPGEDDWQTYAAGQSYYVPANSSFKLKIDKIADYCCSYL from the coding sequence GTGTCTGAATTCGCCAACGCCACCATCGTCCGTGAAGCCAACATCTACTTCGACGGCAAGGTGACCAGCCGCACCGTGCTGCTGGAGGACGGCACAAAGAAGACCCTCGGCGTGATGCAGGCGGGCGACTACGAATTCAACACCGACGCCAAGGAGCTGATGGAGGTGCTGGCGGGCGAGATGACGGTGCTGCTGCCCGGCGAGGACGACTGGCAGACCTACGCCGCGGGCCAGAGCTACTACGTCCCGGCCAACAGCAGCTTCAAGCTGAAGATCGACAAGATCGCCGACTACTGCTGCAGCTACCTGTAG
- a CDS encoding esterase-like activity of phytase family protein translates to MIRIGFSVLLIAALAAAPARAEWAVSPAGAVTLDGGDFPGVTFAEMSGVTHVGGARFDVVQDSGGRVLGVDVTFEGGVLTQAAAAAVYPLTAAMDYEGIAAGANDATFFLSEENSPGVREVDRATGAVVRALSIPAVFASQRGNRGFESLARQGPTLWTANEEALTVDGPAASTSSGSTVRLLRLDIESGAPVAQHAYQVEPIHANGLLSQSGLSDLLVAPDGRLIALERSFAGLASPAYLSRIYELDLAGATDISQGALADGLSGQTYTPVGKRLLWSGSVGAAGQNLEGLALGPQLADGSWQLVGVVDNGSGSDPYSGNTVVGFTLSPVTPQVPGDYNGDGTIDQGDYAAWRRAFGLGHAAGLGADGNGDGVVDAADYTVWRDALSAGGAAPSASPAPEPTAGLLAAAALSAVTGFVRRR, encoded by the coding sequence GTGATTCGGATCGGTTTCTCCGTGCTGCTGATCGCCGCGCTCGCCGCCGCGCCCGCCCGGGCGGAGTGGGCGGTCAGCCCCGCGGGCGCCGTGACGCTCGACGGCGGCGACTTCCCCGGCGTCACGTTCGCGGAGATGAGCGGCGTCACGCACGTTGGCGGCGCGCGGTTCGACGTGGTGCAGGACTCGGGCGGTCGCGTGCTGGGCGTCGACGTGACGTTCGAGGGCGGCGTGCTCACGCAGGCCGCGGCGGCCGCGGTCTACCCGCTGACGGCGGCCATGGACTACGAGGGCATCGCGGCCGGCGCCAACGACGCAACCTTCTTCCTTTCGGAAGAGAACTCGCCCGGTGTGCGAGAGGTCGACCGTGCGACCGGCGCGGTGGTGCGGGCCCTCAGCATCCCCGCCGTGTTCGCCAGCCAGCGGGGCAACCGCGGCTTCGAGTCGCTCGCGCGGCAGGGCCCGACGCTGTGGACCGCCAACGAGGAGGCGCTGACCGTCGATGGCCCCGCCGCGTCGACCAGCAGCGGGTCGACCGTCCGCCTGCTGCGGCTCGACATCGAGAGCGGCGCGCCGGTCGCGCAGCACGCCTACCAGGTGGAGCCGATCCACGCCAACGGCCTGCTGTCCCAGAGCGGGCTGTCCGACCTGCTGGTCGCGCCCGACGGGCGGCTGATCGCGCTGGAGCGGTCGTTCGCCGGCCTCGCCAGCCCGGCCTACCTGTCGCGGATCTACGAGCTGGACCTCGCCGGCGCCACGGACATCAGCCAGGGCGCGCTGGCCGACGGCCTCAGCGGCCAGACCTACACGCCGGTCGGCAAGCGGCTGCTGTGGTCCGGCAGCGTCGGCGCGGCCGGGCAGAACCTGGAGGGCCTCGCCCTCGGCCCGCAGCTGGCGGACGGCTCGTGGCAGCTGGTCGGCGTGGTCGACAACGGCTCGGGCAGCGACCCCTACAGCGGCAACACCGTGGTGGGCTTCACGCTGTCGCCGGTCACGCCGCAGGTCCCCGGCGACTACAACGGCGATGGCACGATCGACCAGGGCGACTACGCCGCGTGGCGCCGGGCGTTCGGCCTCGGCCATGCCGCGGGCCTGGGCGCCGACGGCAACGGCGACGGCGTTGTCGACGCCGCCGACTACACCGTGTGGCGCGACGCGTTGTCGGCGGGCGGCGCCGCGCCGTCGGCAAGCCCGGCGCCGGAGCCAACCGCGGGGCTGCTAGCCGCCGCGGCGCTGTCGGCAGTCACGGGCTTCGTACGCCGAAGGTGA
- a CDS encoding carboxypeptidase-like regulatory domain-containing protein — protein MNSPRMGSEHTREGWNLAGRLPGCVLAAAVLASFVGCGDGGPQLAPISGVVTLDGEPLANAVINFQPVASASGANPGVGSSARTDSEGRFVLETIDGKPGAVVGPHKVKIFSYSPESPVVSDVDTEPTVERVPEEYNYRSKLIFEVPAGGDPDARFDLTT, from the coding sequence ATGAATTCTCCGCGCATGGGTTCAGAGCATACACGGGAGGGTTGGAACCTGGCGGGTCGCCTGCCGGGGTGCGTCCTGGCGGCCGCTGTGTTGGCGTCGTTCGTCGGTTGTGGTGACGGCGGCCCCCAGTTGGCGCCGATCAGCGGCGTGGTGACACTCGATGGCGAGCCGCTTGCGAACGCGGTCATCAACTTCCAGCCCGTGGCGTCAGCGTCCGGCGCCAACCCAGGCGTGGGCTCCTCGGCGCGCACCGACAGCGAGGGGCGATTCGTGCTCGAGACCATCGACGGCAAGCCCGGCGCCGTGGTCGGGCCGCACAAGGTGAAGATCTTCTCCTACAGCCCCGAGTCGCCCGTAGTCTCGGACGTGGACACCGAGCCAACCGTCGAGCGGGTTCCGGAAGAGTACAACTACCGCTCGAAGCTGATCTTCGAGGTCCCCGCGGGGGGCGACCCGGATGCCCGGTTTGATCTTACAACCTGA
- a CDS encoding ABC transporter permease, whose amino-acid sequence MTTTSLIKHLAWHDLKQILRDQTLAPMMALGVVIAVVSRHLLPMIDQQLALRGVLPNLSLDTRLSDIFPMLVTYFGFFNGAQLVGVIFGFLLVEEKDQRTLIAIEVTPTSMKRYALCRLLLPTALGFVTCTMMVLIINQAVLPLGKLVLLALCASPTSPIIALFLATYSDNKIEAFAVAKFAGIGGLTILFGWFVPGPAQWLFGLFPPFLASKAYWMALEGEPLWWLAGLAGFALQIGLVVLLAHQFQRG is encoded by the coding sequence ATGACGACAACCTCCCTCATCAAGCATCTAGCATGGCATGATCTCAAGCAGATTCTCAGGGATCAAACGCTAGCTCCCATGATGGCCTTGGGCGTGGTGATTGCCGTCGTCAGCCGCCACTTGCTGCCCATGATCGACCAGCAGCTGGCCTTGCGAGGCGTCCTGCCCAACCTTTCGCTAGACACAAGGCTCAGCGACATTTTTCCGATGCTGGTGACATACTTCGGATTCTTCAACGGCGCACAATTGGTCGGCGTAATCTTCGGGTTTCTGCTGGTTGAAGAAAAAGACCAGCGGACGCTCATAGCCATCGAGGTGACGCCAACCTCGATGAAGCGCTACGCCCTCTGCCGGCTGCTACTCCCCACCGCATTGGGATTCGTAACGTGCACCATGATGGTGCTAATCATCAATCAGGCAGTCTTGCCCCTTGGGAAGCTCGTTCTGCTAGCGCTGTGCGCTTCGCCGACCTCGCCGATCATCGCCTTGTTCTTGGCAACCTACTCCGATAATAAAATTGAAGCGTTCGCAGTGGCCAAGTTCGCCGGGATTGGCGGCTTGACGATTCTCTTCGGCTGGTTTGTCCCCGGACCCGCGCAGTGGCTCTTCGGTCTGTTCCCGCCGTTTCTGGCGAGCAAAGCGTACTGGATGGCGTTGGAGGGCGAACCGCTATGGTGGCTTGCTGGTTTGGCCGGCTTTGCGCTTCAGATAGGATTGGTAGTCTTGCTGGCCCACCAGTTTCAGCGTGGGTAG
- a CDS encoding ABC transporter ATP-binding protein, translated as MIEVDNLGFSYRGAESPTLFDLDFEVLEQEVFGLLGPSGAGKSTTLNILIGLLKSYSGSVKVLGQELRDSDSRLYENIGVCFELPNHYLRLTARENLNYFRSLYTQPTHTPEEVLGWVGLEEDIDRRVAEFSKGMKTRLNFARSVIHQPQMLFLDEPTGGLDPVTARVIKQLILDLRQRGTTVLLSTHDMTVADQLCDRLAFIAEGRISTIDEPEALKRQYGRRSLKVSYLDGSQQEAEQEFALDGIGHNQAFLDLLKSTARIETIHSQETTLEQVFVDVTGRELSR; from the coding sequence ATGATCGAAGTCGACAATCTTGGATTCAGCTATCGTGGCGCAGAGTCACCTACGCTGTTTGATCTAGACTTCGAGGTTCTTGAGCAGGAGGTCTTTGGTCTTCTGGGACCATCTGGCGCTGGCAAGTCGACGACGCTGAACATCCTGATCGGCCTCCTCAAGAGCTACTCTGGTTCGGTCAAAGTGTTGGGCCAAGAGCTCCGAGATTCTGACAGCAGGCTCTATGAGAACATCGGCGTTTGCTTTGAACTCCCCAACCACTACCTGAGGCTGACGGCCCGCGAGAACCTGAATTACTTCCGGTCCCTATACACGCAGCCGACTCACACGCCTGAGGAAGTCCTGGGGTGGGTCGGCTTAGAGGAGGACATCGACCGACGCGTCGCCGAGTTCAGCAAAGGAATGAAGACGCGGTTGAACTTTGCCCGCAGCGTTATCCATCAACCTCAGATGCTGTTCTTAGACGAGCCCACAGGCGGACTGGACCCGGTAACTGCGCGGGTCATCAAGCAACTGATTCTCGACTTACGCCAGCGCGGAACGACAGTCCTGCTCTCCACCCATGACATGACCGTGGCGGATCAGTTGTGTGATCGATTGGCTTTCATTGCCGAAGGTAGGATCAGCACCATCGACGAGCCCGAGGCGTTGAAGCGCCAATACGGCCGCCGGTCCCTTAAAGTCTCCTACTTGGACGGTAGCCAACAAGAGGCGGAACAGGAGTTCGCGCTCGATGGGATTGGTCATAACCAGGCCTTTCTGGATCTGCTCAAGTCGACTGCCCGCATCGAGACCATCCATTCGCAGGAAACGACCCTGGAACAGGTCTTTGTTGACGTTACGGGCAGGGAGTTATCCCGATGA